In Salvelinus namaycush isolate Seneca chromosome 20, SaNama_1.0, whole genome shotgun sequence, the following proteins share a genomic window:
- the LOC120065521 gene encoding uncharacterized protein LOC120065521, with product MSCEPLTDNVEKSCEPLTDNVEKSCEPQTNNVEKSCEPQTNNVEKSCEPQTNNVEKSCEPQTNNVEKSCEPQTNNVEKSCEPQTNNVEKSCEPQTNNVEKSCEPQTNNVEKSCEPQTNNVEKSCEPQTNNVEKSCEPQTNNVEKSCEPQTNNVEKSCEPQTNNVEKSCEPQTNNVEKSCEPQTNNVEKSCEPQTNNVEKSCEPQTNNVEKSCEPLTDNVEKSCEPQTNNVEKSCEPQTNNVEKSCEPQTNNVEKSCEPQTNNVEKSCEPQTNNVEKSCEPQTNNVEKSCEPQTNNVEKSCEPQTNNVEKSCEPQTNNVEKSCEPQTNNVEKSCEPQAFFYWWCSSI from the coding sequence ATGAGCTGCGAGCCACTGACTGATAATGTAGAGAAGAGCTGCGAGCCACTGACTGATAATGTAGAGAAGAGCTGCGAGCCACAGACTAATAACGTAGAGAAGAGCTGCGAGCCACAGACTAATAATGTAGAGAAGAGCTGCGAGCCACAGACTAATAACGTAGAGAAGAGCTGCGAGCCACAGACTAATAACGTAGAGAAGAGCTGCGAGCCACAGACTAATAATGTAGAGAAGAGCTGCGAGCCACAGACTAATAACGTAGAGAAGAGCTGCGAGCCACAGACTAATAACGTAGAGAAGAGCTGCGAGCCACAGACTAATAATGTAGAGAAGAGCTGCGAGCCACAGACTAATAACGTAGAGAAGAGCTGCGAGCCACAGACTAATAACGTAGAGAAGAGCTGCGAGCCACAGACTAATAACGTAGAGAAGAGCTGCGAGCCACAGACTAATAACGTAGAGAAGAGCTGCGAGCCACAGACTAATAACGTAGAGAAGAGCTGCGAGCCACAGACTAATAACGTAGAGAAGAGCTGCGAGCCACAGACTAATAATGTAGAGAAGAGCTGCGAGCCACAGACTAATAATGTAGAGAAGAGCTGTGAGCCACAGACTAATAACGTAGAGAAGAGCTGCGAGCCACTGACTGATAATGTAGAGAAGAGCTGCGAGCCACAGACTAATAACGTAGAGAAGAGCTGCGAGCCACAGACTAATAACGTAGAGAAGAGCTGCGAGCCACAGACTAATAATGTAGAGAAGAGCTGCGAGCCACAGACTAATAATGTAGAGAAGAGCTGTGAGCCACAGACTAATAATGTAGAGAAGAGCTGCGAGCCACAGACTAATAACGTAGAGAAGAGCTGCGAGCCACAGACTAATAATGTAGAGAAGAGCTGTGAGCCACAGACTAATAACGTAGAGAAGAGCTGCGAGCCACAGACTAATAATGTAGAGAAGAGCTGCGAGCCACAGACTAATAATGTAGAGAAGAGCTGTGAGCCACAGGCTTTCTTCTACTGGTGGTGTAGTTCAATCTAA